The following nucleotide sequence is from Cellulosilyticum sp. I15G10I2.
GATAGCCTACCTTTCCTAAAATAGTGTATGTTTCTTCGGTAACCCGCGTTCCTTTATCAATAATCGTCTCTCCCTGAAGAATAAAAATGGGATCAACTTTTTCGCGCTCTAATTTTTTTGCTTCATTTGTAGCAACCTCATCAAGCACCACATTAGGCTTAATAATTGCAGTTATTATGCCCTCTGCAACTTTTTGATAAGTGACATTAAGACTTGTCTCTTCCAACATACTTTTTATTTCTAATACTTTGTTTACATCACCGGATTGTATGCCATTTTCAAAAAGCTTAACCGCAATATAAATACATGCTTCTTTCATATAATTTAAATCTTCGGACCGCATCCCCAGTAAGGTCTCATACTCATCCTTATAAAGACCAATGGGTGATCTGCCTCTTAAAACTTCAAGCGGGGATTTATTAAGTCTTTCAGCAATATCTGTTGTTTGAACAGAGAGGGTATAATCAAACAACATTTCTATGTCAGCTATAGCCTTCTCCTGAACTTTGATATCTACTTTATAAATCGAAAGAACACCTTTTTCAGCTAGTTCTTTTTTTCTATTTGTCGCCATCTCATTTTCAACTTGAAAAGGGGCATAAATGGTTTCTCTTGCAATTTGCCCGATCTGAAGTGAAACTTTTCTAGTAAAAAAGCTTCCTGATACTATAGCTAAAAAGGTTACTGCTATACAAATTATTAAACTTATTACTTTTAAATAGATCTGTTTCTTCATCATTGGTAACCCCCCTGTAATTAAAACCCTTACTTCTCCTTCCTATTTTCAAATATATCATAAGCATCTACAATTTTTTGTACAAGAGGATGTCTCACAACATCATTTCTGTCCATATGGCTAAATCCAATACCCTTTACATTTTTCAAGACACGTAGTGCTTCCTTAAGTCCACTGCATTTTTCACTTGGCAAATCTACCTGTGTAAGATCTCCAGTAATAACTACTTTTGAATTAAAACCAATTCTTGTCAAAAACATCTTCATTTGCTGAGGTGTTGTATTTTGTGCTTCGTCCAATACAATAAAAGCGTTATTAAGCGTTCGTCCACGCATATATGCAAGGGGGGCAACTTCTATGAGTCCCTTTTCCATATTTTTTTCAAAATTTTCTGCCCCCATAATTTCAAAAAGCGCATCATATAGCGGTCTAAGATACGGATCTACCTTGCTTTGCAAGTCTCCTGGTAAAAAGCCTAATTTCTCTCCAGCTTCAATAGCTGGTCTTGTTAAAATGATCTTACTTACCTCATTTTTACGAAAAGCATTTACTGCCATCGCCATTGCTAAATATGTCTTACCTGTTCCTGCTGGACCTACTCCAAACACAACTACATTATCTTTTATATTTTTAATATACTCATTTTGTCCAATCGTCTTACATTTTATAGGCTTTCCTAGATAGGTAAGTGTTACAATATTAGTATTAACATCCTCCAATTCTTTTTCCTGTCTGCTTTTTAATTTATCCATTGTATAATTCACCATTTGAGTATCTATGCTTTCACCCTTTTCTGCAAATCCAATTAACTTTTTAATAATAAGTGCCGCGAGTTTCACTTTTTCGCCTTCTCCAGAGATTTTAATTTTTTCATCTCTTACGACAAAGTTTACACCAAGCTCTTTTTCTAGCAAAATAATATGTTCATCGAATTGTCCAAAAACACCCGCAATATAGCAAGAAGGCACTTCAAGTTTTCTTTCTACAATACTCATTCTTAGTTTTCTCCTTCATTTTGCAATTCTACAGCATAGCCAATATCTTCTTCTGCAATCACACTTAATATTGCACTAATAGCATTTCCCGTTTTAGAAAAAAAGACATCTCTTTTTAAAATAATTGCAGTATCAGATAAGTTTTTACTTAAATCTTCCCATAAGCGCGCAAGAAGCTGATCTTTTGCATCTTGTTCTGTAATCTCAGTAATCACCGGAACGTACTCTAACCTTTCCTCAACTTCAAATGCAAAAGGCAGGGGAAATAATTTTGTAATCCTTAATTGATTGGTTGTAATAACACGATCATAGTACTCAAAAGAAACTTTTTGATTTAAAAAAGGTATTAATTTATTAAAAAGCTTTAAACTGTACTTCCTACTGACATGATCTGTATAGTCTTTGCTCATTTGCTGTATAGAAGCCTCTCCCTGCATATAATAAGTAGTCTTACCCTTAATATTTGCTCTGGATGCTGTAAAATACATATTAGGATCATCTATACCTAAAGGCATCTGACCTGCAACTAACACATCTCCTTTTTTTACAGTATCTCCTTTTTTAACAAGCGGCATTCCTTTGTACGTTGCAATATATGTAATAAGTGCATCTCTTTTTGCAATAATATTACAAGGTACATTTTCATCATTCATCTGTGGTTTCGGCACTATTTCTGCTATTTGAACTAAGAGGCGTGTCCCTTCAAATTTTATACCTGCCCAAACAATATCTGGATATTGATTAATGAGATAGGTTTCAGCTTCTCTTAGATTAAGTTTTGTTTTAAGTTTACCCGCACTATAGCCTTTTGCTTCTAAAGAAGTAATAATATCAAGGCTGCTAATTCTCTCATTTCCTTCGACCTCTACAAGCCACACAAATGACGCAAGCATCCAAATCATTAAAATAAATAATACACTTCCAATTGTAAGCATTTTTCTTTTTTTATATTTATATGCAACAAATGGAAAGCCTTTTTTATACTTCGCTTTGAAACGGCATCTCGCTTTTTTAGCATGCGGCTTAAGCCTCTTAAAATCCTCAATGCCTGTTTTGAAATATATCTTATGATCTTTTTCTTGTATATCCCATAAGTAAATGTTATTGTTGACAGCAAGATTGATAAATCTTTCCATTGAAAAACCACTTACTTCTACTATAACATACCCCCGTAAATAATTCCACAATGTTAAAAACAAAGTCATTCCTCCTTATTCTACACAACAAATGTAATATGAAGTATGTTGCCTTTTATACATATTCTCTCTGCTGTCATATTTTTAGCTTCTAATTCAATCCCATCTATTACAAGTATTCCAGATCTTGTGTTTAATCTTATTTTTTGTCTAGTATATTCTAATAAACCATTGAAATTTTCTACATT
It contains:
- the yqfD gene encoding sporulation protein YqfD, whose product is MFLTLWNYLRGYVIVEVSGFSMERFINLAVNNNIYLWDIQEKDHKIYFKTGIEDFKRLKPHAKKARCRFKAKYKKGFPFVAYKYKKRKMLTIGSVLFILMIWMLASFVWLVEVEGNERISSLDIITSLEAKGYSAGKLKTKLNLREAETYLINQYPDIVWAGIKFEGTRLLVQIAEIVPKPQMNDENVPCNIIAKRDALITYIATYKGMPLVKKGDTVKKGDVLVAGQMPLGIDDPNMYFTASRANIKGKTTYYMQGEASIQQMSKDYTDHVSRKYSLKLFNKLIPFLNQKVSFEYYDRVITTNQLRITKLFPLPFAFEVEERLEYVPVITEITEQDAKDQLLARLWEDLSKNLSDTAIILKRDVFFSKTGNAISAILSVIAEEDIGYAVELQNEGEN
- a CDS encoding PhoH family protein: MSIVERKLEVPSCYIAGVFGQFDEHIILLEKELGVNFVVRDEKIKISGEGEKVKLAALIIKKLIGFAEKGESIDTQMVNYTMDKLKSRQEKELEDVNTNIVTLTYLGKPIKCKTIGQNEYIKNIKDNVVVFGVGPAGTGKTYLAMAMAVNAFRKNEVSKIILTRPAIEAGEKLGFLPGDLQSKVDPYLRPLYDALFEIMGAENFEKNMEKGLIEVAPLAYMRGRTLNNAFIVLDEAQNTTPQQMKMFLTRIGFNSKVVITGDLTQVDLPSEKCSGLKEALRVLKNVKGIGFSHMDRNDVVRHPLVQKIVDAYDIFENRKEK
- the yqfC gene encoding sporulation protein YqfC, with the protein product MRRNKKINNMKKENIREQLTEALDIPKEVIIDLPVITLTGNKEINVENFNGLLEYTRQKIRLNTRSGILVIDGIELEAKNMTAERICIKGNILHITFVV